The Rhododendron vialii isolate Sample 1 chromosome 6a, ASM3025357v1 genome includes a window with the following:
- the LOC131331548 gene encoding transcription factor GTE4-like isoform X2 has protein sequence MASGTLGELRERHKWGENNKVYTRKFRNKRLKNDNINGGDGNGAVTTANGRDSTTVAAAASYNDESNNNKNGNNDEKKNSDTAPQLSPQTVAIEDVNPSNRQQTVGQLDVVSDDLSSHGRPPHGNGATKPIISRVDNKVRISLEGERSKSEIRELKRKLVNELDQVRSLAKKLEDKEVQLTGCSTVGDYSHLQHVGNDERALVRVNSEVGSVGHHNSRPFQPLIVSMEVNNGVSDFVEKEKRTPKENPYYQKSDFLLGKGRLPHAENNKKLKSHSRKKHGGEMRHAYGMDKYAIQVMKTCYNLLSRLMKHKYAWVFNKPVDAKALGLHDYHVVIKQPMDLGTVKSRLSKNWYKSPREFAEDVRLTFRNAMTYNPKGQDVHIMAEELSKIFEEKWAAMESEYNTDWRYELVHDVDLPTPTSRYFQPPPPQLPVPEVRNWERAESVTGVSPADYNMKPNASVGRTLVPKKPKAKDLNKRDMAYEEKQRLSTNLQSLPSEKLDNIVQIIKKRNLAVTQHDDEIEVDIDNVDAETLWELDRFVSNYKKSLSKKKRRAELALQVRAEATPAVPAMNPSSAIMDAPKESKTDEKNAAAAAPPVQRERQGDNVSRSSSSSSSSSGSGSSSGKLVLVRSYYSESDSSSGSDGRHSPST, from the exons ATGGCTTCGGGGACGTTAGGGGAGCTGAGAGAGAGGCATAAATGGGGAGAGAATAACAAGGTGTACACGAGAAAGTTTCGTAACAAACGCCTCAAGAACGACAATATCAACGGCGGCGACGGTAATGGGGCTGTTACCACCGCCAACGGCAGAGATAGCACCACCGTTGCCGCTGCCGCATCTTACAATGACGAAAGCAATAATAATAAGAATGGTAACAATGATGAGAAGAAGAACAGTGACACAGCTCCTCAGCTGTCTCCCCAGACCGTAGCTATTGAGGATGTGAATCCGTCCAACCGTCAGCAAACTGTGGGACAATTAGATGTGGTTTCTGACGATTTGTCAAGCCACGGTAGGCCGCCCCATGGGAATGGTGCGACCAAGCCAATTATTAGTAGAGTGGATAATAAAGTTAGGATTAGTTTGGAAGGAGAGAGGTCGAAGAGTGAGATACGTGAGCTAAAGAGGAAGCTAGTTAATGAGCTTGATCAGGTGAGGAGTTTAGCGAAGAAGCTTGAAGATAAGGAAGTTCAGCTTACTGGGTGTTCTACTGTCGGTGATTATAGTCATTTGCAGCATGTGGGGAATGATGAAAGGGCTTTAGTTAGAGTGAATTCAGAGGTGGGTTCAGTGGGGCATCATAATTCAAGGCCTTTCCAGCCGCTAATTGTGTCAATGGAGGTGAATAACGGGGTTAGTGATTTTgttgagaaagagaagagaactCCAAAAGAAAATCCATATTACCAAAAATCGGACTTCCTTCTTGGAAAGGGCAGGTTACCACATGCAGAGAACAACAAGAAATTGAAATCCCATAGCCGGAAGAAGCATGGTGGGGAAATGAGACATGCATATGGTATGGATAAGTATGCTATTCAAGTAATGAAGACTTGTTACAATTTGCTCTCGAGGTTGATGAAGCACAAGTATGCTTGGGTGTTTAATAAGCCAGTCGACGCCAAGGCCCTTGGGCTCCATGACTATCATGTTGTCATTAAGCAACCTATGGATTTGGGTACAGTTAAGAGTAGGTTATCAAAGAATTGGTACAAGTCTCCAAGAGAATTTGCCGAGGATGTGAGACTCACATTTCGTAATGCGATGACGTATAATCCGAAGGGGCAAGATGTTCACATTATGGCTGAGGAGTTGTCCAAGATTTTCGAAGAGAAGTGGGCAGCTATGGAGTCTGAGTATAATACAGATTGGAGATATGAACTGGTTCATGATGTAGATTTGCCTACTCCTACATCAAGATATTTTCAACCTCCTCCCCCACAACTGCCTGTTCCTGAAGTGAGGAATTGGGAGAGAGCAGAATCTGTAACAGGTGTAAGTCCTGCAGATTATAATATGAAACCCAATGCTTCTGTTGGAAGGACTTTAGTTCCAAAAAAGCCTAAAGCAAAGGATCTTAACAAAAGGGACATGGCTTATGAGGAGAAACAGAGGCTTAGCACAAACCTTCAGAGTTTACCCTCAGAAAAACTGGACAACATTGTCCAGATCATTAAGAAGAGGAATTTGGCAGTTACTCAACATGACGATGAGATAGAAGTGGACATTGACAACGTTGATGCAGAAACACTTTGGGAACTTGATAGGTTTGTGAGTAATTACAAGAAAAGTTTGagtaagaagaaaagaagagccGAACTTGCTCTCCAAGTGAGAGCAGAAGCGACACCTGCTGTCCCAGCAATG AACCCTTCATCGGCCATTATGGACGCAccaaaagaatctaaaacaG ATGAAAAgaatgctgctgctgctgctcctcCTGTTCAAAGGGAAAGGCAAGGGGATAATGTTAGTAGGTCTAGTAGTTCAAGCAGTTCTAGCAGTGGCTCTGGTTCTTCAAGTGGTAAATTGGTTTTAGTTAGAAGCTATT ATTCTGAGAGTGATAGTTCCTCTGGATCAGATGGAAGGCATTCACCTAGTACTTGA
- the LOC131331548 gene encoding transcription factor GTE4-like isoform X3: MASGTLGELRERHKWGENNKVYTRKFRNKRLKNDNINGGDGNGAVTTANGRDSTTVAAAASYNDESNNNKNGNNDEKKNSDTAPQLSPQTVAIEDVNPSNRQQTVGQLDVVSDDLSSHGRPPHGNGATKPIISRVDNKVRISLEGERSKSEIRELKRKLVNELDQVRSLAKKLEDKEVQLTGCSTVGDYSHLQHVGNDERALVRVNSEVGSVGHHNSRPFQPLIVSMEVNNGVSDFVEKEKRTPKENPYYQKSDFLLGKGRLPHAENNKKLKSHSRKKHGGEMRHAYGMDKYAIQVMKTCYNLLSRLMKHKYAWVFNKPVDAKALGLHDYHVVIKQPMDLGTVKSRLSKNWYKSPREFAEDVRLTFRNAMTYNPKGQDVHIMAEELSKIFEEKWAAMESEYNTDWRYELVHDVDLPTPTSRYFQPPPPQLPVPEVRNWERAESVTGVSPADYNMKPNASVGRTLVPKKPKAKDLNKRDMAYEEKQRLSTNLQSLPSEKLDNIVQIIKKRNLAVTQHDDEIEVDIDNVDAETLWELDRFVSNYKKSLSKKKRRAELALQVRAEATPAVPAMNPSSAIMDAPKESKTADEKNAAAAAPPVQRERQGDNVSRSSSSSSSSSGSGSSSDSESDSSSGSDGRHSPST; encoded by the exons ATGGCTTCGGGGACGTTAGGGGAGCTGAGAGAGAGGCATAAATGGGGAGAGAATAACAAGGTGTACACGAGAAAGTTTCGTAACAAACGCCTCAAGAACGACAATATCAACGGCGGCGACGGTAATGGGGCTGTTACCACCGCCAACGGCAGAGATAGCACCACCGTTGCCGCTGCCGCATCTTACAATGACGAAAGCAATAATAATAAGAATGGTAACAATGATGAGAAGAAGAACAGTGACACAGCTCCTCAGCTGTCTCCCCAGACCGTAGCTATTGAGGATGTGAATCCGTCCAACCGTCAGCAAACTGTGGGACAATTAGATGTGGTTTCTGACGATTTGTCAAGCCACGGTAGGCCGCCCCATGGGAATGGTGCGACCAAGCCAATTATTAGTAGAGTGGATAATAAAGTTAGGATTAGTTTGGAAGGAGAGAGGTCGAAGAGTGAGATACGTGAGCTAAAGAGGAAGCTAGTTAATGAGCTTGATCAGGTGAGGAGTTTAGCGAAGAAGCTTGAAGATAAGGAAGTTCAGCTTACTGGGTGTTCTACTGTCGGTGATTATAGTCATTTGCAGCATGTGGGGAATGATGAAAGGGCTTTAGTTAGAGTGAATTCAGAGGTGGGTTCAGTGGGGCATCATAATTCAAGGCCTTTCCAGCCGCTAATTGTGTCAATGGAGGTGAATAACGGGGTTAGTGATTTTgttgagaaagagaagagaactCCAAAAGAAAATCCATATTACCAAAAATCGGACTTCCTTCTTGGAAAGGGCAGGTTACCACATGCAGAGAACAACAAGAAATTGAAATCCCATAGCCGGAAGAAGCATGGTGGGGAAATGAGACATGCATATGGTATGGATAAGTATGCTATTCAAGTAATGAAGACTTGTTACAATTTGCTCTCGAGGTTGATGAAGCACAAGTATGCTTGGGTGTTTAATAAGCCAGTCGACGCCAAGGCCCTTGGGCTCCATGACTATCATGTTGTCATTAAGCAACCTATGGATTTGGGTACAGTTAAGAGTAGGTTATCAAAGAATTGGTACAAGTCTCCAAGAGAATTTGCCGAGGATGTGAGACTCACATTTCGTAATGCGATGACGTATAATCCGAAGGGGCAAGATGTTCACATTATGGCTGAGGAGTTGTCCAAGATTTTCGAAGAGAAGTGGGCAGCTATGGAGTCTGAGTATAATACAGATTGGAGATATGAACTGGTTCATGATGTAGATTTGCCTACTCCTACATCAAGATATTTTCAACCTCCTCCCCCACAACTGCCTGTTCCTGAAGTGAGGAATTGGGAGAGAGCAGAATCTGTAACAGGTGTAAGTCCTGCAGATTATAATATGAAACCCAATGCTTCTGTTGGAAGGACTTTAGTTCCAAAAAAGCCTAAAGCAAAGGATCTTAACAAAAGGGACATGGCTTATGAGGAGAAACAGAGGCTTAGCACAAACCTTCAGAGTTTACCCTCAGAAAAACTGGACAACATTGTCCAGATCATTAAGAAGAGGAATTTGGCAGTTACTCAACATGACGATGAGATAGAAGTGGACATTGACAACGTTGATGCAGAAACACTTTGGGAACTTGATAGGTTTGTGAGTAATTACAAGAAAAGTTTGagtaagaagaaaagaagagccGAACTTGCTCTCCAAGTGAGAGCAGAAGCGACACCTGCTGTCCCAGCAATG AACCCTTCATCGGCCATTATGGACGCAccaaaagaatctaaaacaG CAGATGAAAAgaatgctgctgctgctgctcctcCTGTTCAAAGGGAAAGGCAAGGGGATAATGTTAGTAGGTCTAGTAGTTCAAGCAGTTCTAGCAGTGGCTCTGGTTCTTCAAGTG ATTCTGAGAGTGATAGTTCCTCTGGATCAGATGGAAGGCATTCACCTAGTACTTGA
- the LOC131331548 gene encoding transcription factor GTE4-like isoform X1, which translates to MASGTLGELRERHKWGENNKVYTRKFRNKRLKNDNINGGDGNGAVTTANGRDSTTVAAAASYNDESNNNKNGNNDEKKNSDTAPQLSPQTVAIEDVNPSNRQQTVGQLDVVSDDLSSHGRPPHGNGATKPIISRVDNKVRISLEGERSKSEIRELKRKLVNELDQVRSLAKKLEDKEVQLTGCSTVGDYSHLQHVGNDERALVRVNSEVGSVGHHNSRPFQPLIVSMEVNNGVSDFVEKEKRTPKENPYYQKSDFLLGKGRLPHAENNKKLKSHSRKKHGGEMRHAYGMDKYAIQVMKTCYNLLSRLMKHKYAWVFNKPVDAKALGLHDYHVVIKQPMDLGTVKSRLSKNWYKSPREFAEDVRLTFRNAMTYNPKGQDVHIMAEELSKIFEEKWAAMESEYNTDWRYELVHDVDLPTPTSRYFQPPPPQLPVPEVRNWERAESVTGVSPADYNMKPNASVGRTLVPKKPKAKDLNKRDMAYEEKQRLSTNLQSLPSEKLDNIVQIIKKRNLAVTQHDDEIEVDIDNVDAETLWELDRFVSNYKKSLSKKKRRAELALQVRAEATPAVPAMNPSSAIMDAPKESKTADEKNAAAAAPPVQRERQGDNVSRSSSSSSSSSGSGSSSGKLVLVRSYYSESDSSSGSDGRHSPST; encoded by the exons ATGGCTTCGGGGACGTTAGGGGAGCTGAGAGAGAGGCATAAATGGGGAGAGAATAACAAGGTGTACACGAGAAAGTTTCGTAACAAACGCCTCAAGAACGACAATATCAACGGCGGCGACGGTAATGGGGCTGTTACCACCGCCAACGGCAGAGATAGCACCACCGTTGCCGCTGCCGCATCTTACAATGACGAAAGCAATAATAATAAGAATGGTAACAATGATGAGAAGAAGAACAGTGACACAGCTCCTCAGCTGTCTCCCCAGACCGTAGCTATTGAGGATGTGAATCCGTCCAACCGTCAGCAAACTGTGGGACAATTAGATGTGGTTTCTGACGATTTGTCAAGCCACGGTAGGCCGCCCCATGGGAATGGTGCGACCAAGCCAATTATTAGTAGAGTGGATAATAAAGTTAGGATTAGTTTGGAAGGAGAGAGGTCGAAGAGTGAGATACGTGAGCTAAAGAGGAAGCTAGTTAATGAGCTTGATCAGGTGAGGAGTTTAGCGAAGAAGCTTGAAGATAAGGAAGTTCAGCTTACTGGGTGTTCTACTGTCGGTGATTATAGTCATTTGCAGCATGTGGGGAATGATGAAAGGGCTTTAGTTAGAGTGAATTCAGAGGTGGGTTCAGTGGGGCATCATAATTCAAGGCCTTTCCAGCCGCTAATTGTGTCAATGGAGGTGAATAACGGGGTTAGTGATTTTgttgagaaagagaagagaactCCAAAAGAAAATCCATATTACCAAAAATCGGACTTCCTTCTTGGAAAGGGCAGGTTACCACATGCAGAGAACAACAAGAAATTGAAATCCCATAGCCGGAAGAAGCATGGTGGGGAAATGAGACATGCATATGGTATGGATAAGTATGCTATTCAAGTAATGAAGACTTGTTACAATTTGCTCTCGAGGTTGATGAAGCACAAGTATGCTTGGGTGTTTAATAAGCCAGTCGACGCCAAGGCCCTTGGGCTCCATGACTATCATGTTGTCATTAAGCAACCTATGGATTTGGGTACAGTTAAGAGTAGGTTATCAAAGAATTGGTACAAGTCTCCAAGAGAATTTGCCGAGGATGTGAGACTCACATTTCGTAATGCGATGACGTATAATCCGAAGGGGCAAGATGTTCACATTATGGCTGAGGAGTTGTCCAAGATTTTCGAAGAGAAGTGGGCAGCTATGGAGTCTGAGTATAATACAGATTGGAGATATGAACTGGTTCATGATGTAGATTTGCCTACTCCTACATCAAGATATTTTCAACCTCCTCCCCCACAACTGCCTGTTCCTGAAGTGAGGAATTGGGAGAGAGCAGAATCTGTAACAGGTGTAAGTCCTGCAGATTATAATATGAAACCCAATGCTTCTGTTGGAAGGACTTTAGTTCCAAAAAAGCCTAAAGCAAAGGATCTTAACAAAAGGGACATGGCTTATGAGGAGAAACAGAGGCTTAGCACAAACCTTCAGAGTTTACCCTCAGAAAAACTGGACAACATTGTCCAGATCATTAAGAAGAGGAATTTGGCAGTTACTCAACATGACGATGAGATAGAAGTGGACATTGACAACGTTGATGCAGAAACACTTTGGGAACTTGATAGGTTTGTGAGTAATTACAAGAAAAGTTTGagtaagaagaaaagaagagccGAACTTGCTCTCCAAGTGAGAGCAGAAGCGACACCTGCTGTCCCAGCAATG AACCCTTCATCGGCCATTATGGACGCAccaaaagaatctaaaacaG CAGATGAAAAgaatgctgctgctgctgctcctcCTGTTCAAAGGGAAAGGCAAGGGGATAATGTTAGTAGGTCTAGTAGTTCAAGCAGTTCTAGCAGTGGCTCTGGTTCTTCAAGTGGTAAATTGGTTTTAGTTAGAAGCTATT ATTCTGAGAGTGATAGTTCCTCTGGATCAGATGGAAGGCATTCACCTAGTACTTGA
- the LOC131331550 gene encoding uncharacterized protein LOC131331550, with translation MAQEHTQRYSNSSGGDGGGSSSSRSSKRLKEKKVPQRGLGVAQLEKIRLEEQQKKDVPISSPISFLSPSNSSPNFNHNPSPSLVPLPPPPLPTDLSSPVFRQDSSIPSIDFLHPNAFALSKPSDGDGGEIGWPSVPGLGQGYLPKFWNGDYNILEGENQGLAFRSNVKLPFESKPVWAPQIVTQRAHQIQQQPPSTSLSMVNVSSGTSSSSRINYAPMEPPSNQSFHGKNNTPIWSEEEKMVGRKRSYPFSLDNVPGLSFPCKVPTNRSNEPSSGNGNGGAVNVELNNPIFSNLFREGSSSSSALPELNPNKATKENEDLNGDFLTLAPPTMVVPRPGSNSKHPLMFLNPHNQELPDFESLPFQGSVAGPIHQPGPSRSTQHQAFYTFYPSAKARIGPVTTGVSGSSSSVGENLDLNLKL, from the exons ATGGCACAAGAACATACCCAGAGGTATAGCAATAGCAGTGGCGGCGATGGTGGCGGTAGTAGTAGCAGCAGATCATCAAAAAggttaaaggaaaaaaaagtccCACAAAGAGGACTAGGTGTGGCTCAGCTTGAGAAGATCAGACTAGAGGAACAACAAAAGAAGGATGTTCCTATTTCCTCACCCATTTCATTTCTGTCACCTAGTAATTCCTCACCCAATTTTAACCATAACCCTTCACCATCTTTGGTCCCTTTGCCTCCTCCCCCATTGCCAACCGATCTCTCTTCGCCGGTTTTTAGACAAGATTCTTCTATACCCAGTATAGATTTTCTTCATCCAAATGCTTTTGCATTGTCAAAACCATCAGATGGGGATGGAGGGGAGATTGGGTGGCCGTCGGTTCCGGGTTTGGGGCAGGGGTATTTGCCCAAGTTTTGGAATGGTGACTACAATATTCTTGAAGGTGAAAACCAAGGGCTCGCATTTCGGTCAAATGTGAAATTACCCTTTGAATCAAAACCCGTTTGGGCTCCCCAAATTGTGACACAAAGAGCACATCAAATCCAGCAGCAACCCCCTTCAACTTCTTTATCAATG GTGAATGTCTCATCAGGGACTTCATCATCGTCACGGATAAATTATGCGCCGATGGAGCCCCCTTCAAACCAAAGCTTTCATGGCAAGAACAACACACCTATTTGGTCCGAGGAGGAGAAG ATGGTTGGCAGGAAGAGGTCGTATCCCTTCTCTCTAGATAATGTACCAGGCCTCTCTTTCCCCTGCAAAGTTCCCACCAACAGATCAAATGAACCTTCTTCCGGCAATGGCAATGGAGGCGCAGTTAATGTTGAGCTCAACAACCCAATTTTCAG CAACCTCTTCAGGGAAGGCTCTTCAAGCTCAAGTGCCTTACCTGAGCTGAATCCAAACAAGGCTACCAAAGAAAACGAGGATTTGAATGGAGATTTCCTCACATTGGCCCCTCCAACAATGGTTGTGCCACGTCCCGGTTCAAATTCCAAGCACCCTTTAATGTTTCTGAACCCACATAACCAGGAATTACCAGATTTTGAATCTCTACCATTTCAA GGAAGTGTTGCCGGCCCAATTCACCAACCAGGACCTAGCAGATCGACGCAACATCAGGCATTCTATACCTTCTATCCTTCGGCAAAGGCACGAATTGGCCCGGTAACAACCGGAGTTAGTGGATCCAGTAGTAGTGTGGGAGAAAATCTTGACCTAAACCTGAAGTTATAG
- the LOC131331548 gene encoding transcription factor GTE4-like isoform X4, whose amino-acid sequence MASGTLGELRERHKWGENNKVYTRKFRNKRLKNDNINGGDGNGAVTTANGRDSTTVAAAASYNDESNNNKNGNNDEKKNSDTAPQLSPQTVAIEDVNPSNRQQTVGQLDVVSDDLSSHGRPPHGNGATKPIISRVDNKVRISLEGERSKSEIRELKRKLVNELDQVRSLAKKLEDKEVQLTGCSTVGDYSHLQHVGNDERALVRVNSEVGSVGHHNSRPFQPLIVSMEVNNGVSDFVEKEKRTPKENPYYQKSDFLLGKGRLPHAENNKKLKSHSRKKHGGEMRHAYGMDKYAIQVMKTCYNLLSRLMKHKYAWVFNKPVDAKALGLHDYHVVIKQPMDLGTVKSRLSKNWYKSPREFAEDVRLTFRNAMTYNPKGQDVHIMAEELSKIFEEKWAAMESEYNTDWRYELVHDVDLPTPTSRYFQPPPPQLPVPEVRNWERAESVTGVSPADYNMKPNASVGRTLVPKKPKAKDLNKRDMAYEEKQRLSTNLQSLPSEKLDNIVQIIKKRNLAVTQHDDEIEVDIDNVDAETLWELDRFVSNYKKSLSKKKRRAELALQVRAEATPAVPAMNPSSAIMDAPKESKTDEKNAAAAAPPVQRERQGDNVSRSSSSSSSSSGSGSSSDSESDSSSGSDGRHSPST is encoded by the exons ATGGCTTCGGGGACGTTAGGGGAGCTGAGAGAGAGGCATAAATGGGGAGAGAATAACAAGGTGTACACGAGAAAGTTTCGTAACAAACGCCTCAAGAACGACAATATCAACGGCGGCGACGGTAATGGGGCTGTTACCACCGCCAACGGCAGAGATAGCACCACCGTTGCCGCTGCCGCATCTTACAATGACGAAAGCAATAATAATAAGAATGGTAACAATGATGAGAAGAAGAACAGTGACACAGCTCCTCAGCTGTCTCCCCAGACCGTAGCTATTGAGGATGTGAATCCGTCCAACCGTCAGCAAACTGTGGGACAATTAGATGTGGTTTCTGACGATTTGTCAAGCCACGGTAGGCCGCCCCATGGGAATGGTGCGACCAAGCCAATTATTAGTAGAGTGGATAATAAAGTTAGGATTAGTTTGGAAGGAGAGAGGTCGAAGAGTGAGATACGTGAGCTAAAGAGGAAGCTAGTTAATGAGCTTGATCAGGTGAGGAGTTTAGCGAAGAAGCTTGAAGATAAGGAAGTTCAGCTTACTGGGTGTTCTACTGTCGGTGATTATAGTCATTTGCAGCATGTGGGGAATGATGAAAGGGCTTTAGTTAGAGTGAATTCAGAGGTGGGTTCAGTGGGGCATCATAATTCAAGGCCTTTCCAGCCGCTAATTGTGTCAATGGAGGTGAATAACGGGGTTAGTGATTTTgttgagaaagagaagagaactCCAAAAGAAAATCCATATTACCAAAAATCGGACTTCCTTCTTGGAAAGGGCAGGTTACCACATGCAGAGAACAACAAGAAATTGAAATCCCATAGCCGGAAGAAGCATGGTGGGGAAATGAGACATGCATATGGTATGGATAAGTATGCTATTCAAGTAATGAAGACTTGTTACAATTTGCTCTCGAGGTTGATGAAGCACAAGTATGCTTGGGTGTTTAATAAGCCAGTCGACGCCAAGGCCCTTGGGCTCCATGACTATCATGTTGTCATTAAGCAACCTATGGATTTGGGTACAGTTAAGAGTAGGTTATCAAAGAATTGGTACAAGTCTCCAAGAGAATTTGCCGAGGATGTGAGACTCACATTTCGTAATGCGATGACGTATAATCCGAAGGGGCAAGATGTTCACATTATGGCTGAGGAGTTGTCCAAGATTTTCGAAGAGAAGTGGGCAGCTATGGAGTCTGAGTATAATACAGATTGGAGATATGAACTGGTTCATGATGTAGATTTGCCTACTCCTACATCAAGATATTTTCAACCTCCTCCCCCACAACTGCCTGTTCCTGAAGTGAGGAATTGGGAGAGAGCAGAATCTGTAACAGGTGTAAGTCCTGCAGATTATAATATGAAACCCAATGCTTCTGTTGGAAGGACTTTAGTTCCAAAAAAGCCTAAAGCAAAGGATCTTAACAAAAGGGACATGGCTTATGAGGAGAAACAGAGGCTTAGCACAAACCTTCAGAGTTTACCCTCAGAAAAACTGGACAACATTGTCCAGATCATTAAGAAGAGGAATTTGGCAGTTACTCAACATGACGATGAGATAGAAGTGGACATTGACAACGTTGATGCAGAAACACTTTGGGAACTTGATAGGTTTGTGAGTAATTACAAGAAAAGTTTGagtaagaagaaaagaagagccGAACTTGCTCTCCAAGTGAGAGCAGAAGCGACACCTGCTGTCCCAGCAATG AACCCTTCATCGGCCATTATGGACGCAccaaaagaatctaaaacaG ATGAAAAgaatgctgctgctgctgctcctcCTGTTCAAAGGGAAAGGCAAGGGGATAATGTTAGTAGGTCTAGTAGTTCAAGCAGTTCTAGCAGTGGCTCTGGTTCTTCAAGTG ATTCTGAGAGTGATAGTTCCTCTGGATCAGATGGAAGGCATTCACCTAGTACTTGA
- the LOC131331549 gene encoding uncharacterized protein LOC131331549: MGLRHKSPSLFSIRSSTILTITLFLASTVYFFFAPARQWRYPDHLAWAVPAPFAGDLRDARFPWNKLCYGPALEKLKLAVFSKSWPVGPGPGGMERHAYTLYSALAARGHEIHVFTVPSDRKLHGDLIRNGSLRLHFAANDHGSVNLSLAFEIFERENKVGVFDYVHTESVSLPHWRAKSVPKLAVTWHGIWYEIMHSKLFQELFWNPKGKLPGPMAELQEAMPRLIDEIRFFTSYTQHICISNSAGEVLVNIYQLPPRNVHVILNGVDDKKFVHDPKSGAKFRRRHSIPDDVRLVMGIAGRLVRDKGHPLLHQAFSEISKRHPDVFLLIAGSGPWGKRYAELGTTVKILGPLEANELSEFYNAIDVFVNPTLRPQGLDLTLIEAMHCGKPVLTPNFPSITGTVVLNEGFGYTFAPNVKSLVEAMEAAIRDGVEVLERKGGVCKEYVGSMFTADKMASAYERFFLCMKNAKYCEYPLPTDC; encoded by the exons ATGGGCTTAAGGCACAAAAGCCCTTCTTTATTCTCCATAAGATCTTCAACCATCCTCACCATAACCCTCTTCCTCGCCTCCACCGTCTACTTCTTCTTTGCGCCGGCCCGGCAGTGGCGCTACCCGGACCACCTCGCATGGGCTGTCCCTGCCCCGTTCGCTGGTGATCTTCGCGACGCGAGATTCCCATGGAACAAGCTCTGTTACGGGCCAGCCTTGGAGAAGCTCAAACTAGCCGTCTTCTCCAAGTCGTGGCCCGTGGGCCCGGGCCCAGGCGGCATGGAGCGCCACGCGTATACTCTCTATAGTGCTCTGGCCGCCAGGGGCCATGAGATCCACGTATTCACGGTCCCCTCGGACAGGAAACTCCATGGGGACTTGATCCGCAATGGCAGCCTTCGCCTGCACTTTGCTGCGAACGATCACGGCTCGGTGAACCTATCGCTCGCCTTTGAGATATTCGAGAGGGAAAACAAGGTCGGCGTATTTGACTACGTGCACACAGAGAGCGTTTCTTTACCGCATTGGCGCGCCAAATCGGTGCCGAAATTGGCTGTTACTTGGCATGGGATTTGGTATGAGATCATGCACTCGAAGTTGTTTCAAGAGCTTTTCTGGAATCCAAAAGGGAAGTTGCCTGGGCCCATGGCTGAGTTACAAGAGGCAATGCCACGGCTTATTGATGAAATTAGGTTCTTTACAAGCTATACTCAACACATTTGCATAAGCAATAGTGCTG GTGAGGTTCTAGTCAACATCTACCAACTCCCCCCCAGAAACGTCCACGTCATACTCAACGGCGTGGACGACAAAAAGTTCGTCCACGACCCCAAATCCGGTGCCAAATTCCGGCGCCGACACAGTATCCCAGACGACGTGAGGCTAGTAATGGGTATTGCAGGCCGATTAGTGAGAGACAAAGGCcacccacttctccaccaagcctTCTCCGAAATCTCCAAGCGTCACCCTGATGTCTTCTTACTAATAGCAGGCTCAGGCCCATGGGGCAAACGGTACGCCGAACTGGGCACAACAGTGAAGATCCTGGGGCCATTAGAAGCAAACGAGCTTTCTGAATTTTACAACGCGATAGACGTGTTTGTCAACCCGACGTTGAGGCCTCAGGGGCTGGATTTGACACTGATTGAGGCTATGCATTGCGGGAAGCCAGTTTTGACACCGAACTTTCCAAGCATTACGGGCACCGTGGTTTTGAACGAAGGGTTCGGGTATACGTTTGCTCCGAATGTGAAGTCGTTGGTGGAGGCGATGGAAGCGGCGATCCGAGATGGGGTGGAGGTTTTGGAGAGGAAAGGCGGGGTTTGTAAGGAGTATGTGGGTTCGATGTTTACTGCTGATAAAAtggcttcggcttatgaaaggTTCTTTTTGTGCATGAAGAATGCCAAGTATTGCGAGTACCCTCTTCCTACAGATTGTTGA